The stretch of DNA CAGAGACTGTATCAGATAGGGATGGACTCGTAAGGAAAGTCAAAATGGTAGTAGGTGATAGATATCTAAACAAAAGAGGTAAGCGCATAAACAAAATGTCTGTTGTGGAACGTCCTGTTCACAAGCTGGTTCTCATACTGGAAAGTTCCTAAGTCAAAGAATGTCTACAGTGTATGTAGTGTTATGAAAATGGTTGTTCTCATGAGGAAATCATTTGTGTTTGAGAAGTTGTGTACAAACACTAAATAatttggtgggagtgtaaaTGACCCCAGTGCATAATGTCTTAAACGTTATAAGGTTTGCAATATGTATTTGTTATTCTAGCTGTTCAGTCGTTTCCTGTAAAGacggatgttttattttgaaaaggaaaGAACTCTTCACATGTGATGTCGAAAGGTAATGAAAGGCGTAGCAAACAGCAGTGTAAGCTAAAGGATTGACAGGAGAGGCAAACAAAGTAAGGAGAAATCGGGAGAGTAAACAAGGAGTTTAGCTTCAGCTGAGAGATGGCAACAAGGTAAAATTATATGCATCATATGTGTCAATTGTTTCAGTTTGTCATAcgatatttgttacattttgttgcTAATAGTTTAATGTACTATGCCTTTGTTGTTTAttcttcattcattcagctcTTACGTTGGTCTGTATGTAATATAAGCTGACGAATAAAGGACAGAGACCATCAGTTCAGGCTTACGTTTTCTTCAGCTGGAAGCTACACAaagcctggcctcatgtggcgagtgtatgcaggcagttcctgaaggATGAACGAAGTGATACCATTGCCTGACCTAagtccaatagaacacctctggaacaTCACGTTTCAGTCCATTCAACCGAAACATCATGTTCAACTGAATCATGCACTTTAGaatgtccaggagctcagtgacgcctggtccagatctgggaggagatcccccaggacactgTCCATcatctcatcaggagcatgcaaCTTTGTCAGAATGTCCCACCCCGGATCTAGGAAGGTGAATCCTGATGTTCCTGACAGTTATTATTTGAGGATCATTCAGGGACCTAAGACCATCCTTCTTCAAAGACATATCTCAAAGGGTAAATAGACCACCACCCCAACAGTAAGAACCAGACAGAGGGGGAGGACCCTTCAACCATCTGCaaagtgaaaatgtatttaagcccttctTAATTTCTTAGTTTCTTAGTGTTGTATTTCACAGTGCTGtgcttttgtgttcattttggtCATCGGTGGTTTTCATTTTGGCGCTCCCCCatggaggccatttttgctccgtctctttcttattgttgaatcatgaactctgaccttaacagagacaagtgaggcctgcagttctttagatcttctgggttcttttgtgacctcctggatgagtcgttgatgcactcttggagtaattttggtaggccgacCGCTCCTGCGAAGGTTCTCCAGTGTTCCAGGTTTTCTGCATTTGTGGAGAAAGGCTCTCGCTGCGGTTTGCTGGAGTCTCAAAGCtgtagaaatggctttgtaaccctttcagactgatagatgtcagtgactgtgtTTCTCACCTGCTTCTTTAGAGATTGCGCCATGATGAGGTGTTTCTGTTTGACATCTTTTAAtctgcttcactttgtttttattgatttaagtgatttctggaatcagcaggtctggcagtaatctgGACTATTGAAATTCAACTCAGTTTTCCAAAGAAATGCAGTAAATTCATGATGGGGGGGGGCACAAAGTgacaggtaggtttggatgttttttttttttgtccttaataaatgaagtcatcatttaaaaactgtattttgtatttacttgagttattttttgtctaatattaaaatttgtttgatctgaaacattcaagtatgaaaaatgtgcaaaaaaataagaaatcagaaaTGGTACTATATCTCCCCACCTCAGGACATTCTGGTCCACTGTGTGAGTATGGTACCATTTACTTGCCATCCCAGTGTGAGTCGCACTATTACTGTATAACAGACATGTTTTGTTGGCCCGAAATGAGCAAAGAAATGAGCCTGTTAGTTTGCTcaaacaataaatcctgttCTCAGCCACACTCTGGAATCCCACTTCCTAAACTTTGGTCTGATATTCCCATAGAGTTCATGTTTGGGGCCTGCAGTCCTCTGACAATAACACAGCAATTCCTGCAATAAATAACCAATTCCCCAAACATGCATATTTCTCTGCCCTTTTAAAATTACCCACAGCCCTAAAAACATGAATCTCCTTCTGTCATTTTTCACCTTCATTGCGTATCTCATGAAGTAGTCTCTGACTGCCGGCCACAGTTCACATCCCATGTTTGGGGTAATGTTGTAATACCTCAGAGCCTAAAAGTGTAGTCATGGTTAAACTAAAGTACATCATTTTTAAATCTGAAGGTTTGAGTGGGACCTCCTCAGGTGCTTTGGTTTCATGTGCAGGACACAGAGTGAGGTGGAGGCATGTAGGTCATAAactccaccccctcctccatGTTAGAAGACATTCTTACCACACAAATAGTACAAAAAGCTTAAAGTTCAATGGAGAAAATGGGGAAGAACAAAATGGTAAAATTAAAAGCttgtttttgttaattaaaatattaagtacaaacacacattaccattttgatttttgcattttatttcaaagtAATGTTAAAATATCATCTTAGCATTTCAAACCCACATTTTTCCCACTTCTATATAAATGTGACAGATTAATGAAGACtaaaaaagcttcatttttatcatttatgaTGAACTCTTGAAGCTTCACTGCTTCTTTAACTGTATATAAACATGTCTTATGTATACAGGTGGCATGAAATGTTACAGTAATAGTAATAACTCTGTACTTTATGAACATGTACAGTAGGCTACTTGTAAAATTTGAGCTTAAAGAGGTGCCCACGCAGAAAGCAGCTATTAGGACCACGGTGGCCGGGAACTGTAGAAACTTCAAGCAACTGCAGACAAATTAACCAAATAAGTGAAGTGGGCGGGTCCCAAGTTAAACTTGAGTGTGAAGTGAAGATTGCAGTTGATTGAAATATGAAAGGATGATAAATATCTTAGAGGGCTACTTAGGCAACCAAGCCTGGAAAGCTGCCAATAGACCAACTGTCAGCTGCAAAGTGATGCACAGTGAGTGAagtgcttcctgtgtggacaccCCTTATGAGATGTTTACATTTGTGACAGGTCAttcaaacattttcataaatgtgTATTAAATAGCACCATTAATAATctacactcatgtaacatcaaAAACAGCTTTGAAATGTATGTAACATGCATGTGTTACCATTTTATGGTATTTATGAGCTTAATTATAGCAGTTTTACTACATATCTCAAGGTTGTAGTAAATGTTCAGCTTTTTTATGGACCTGAatcaaagaaactgaaatttaaaatgtaaaggaaTTCTGGTGGGAACTACTTTCCTCAGGATGTTGTTGATGTCCCAGCACCCTTCATTAGGTTTTCCtcctgtttaaatttaaaaacagacacagattaGTTGGAGTTTTacacagaacacaaacacacaccagagTCAGCACAGAAGAGACAATAACAAGTTCAACTTCTAATTCAATCTTTAAATGGTAAAACTGTTGGCATCATGTCAAAATGCATCGTTTCACATCACAATGGATTCTTTTCCTCCTTTGGGATCATCAGCATCTGAGCCCACATTAACATGCTGTAACAGCAGCCCCTAGTGGCCAGTTACATGTATGACCTCACAAACGTGTGAGCTTGTGTGCACATACTGTACGCAGACCAGTCACAGCTGATACCTTTgggtaaaacatttttattaaggATTTGCATCACAGGTTATTTGCTGGCAGTTATCAGCCAGTgcgtgaaaaatatttttagccTTGTAAATGGACTTATTACAGACTGATTTCACAGCTGTTTACAGTCTGtaaagtctgcatttgggtgcatCAGAAACAAACCCCTTACTAACACAGGGTGGGTGTCTTCCTGGCTCTAAAAGCGTTATTTTTCATGCAGTTTAATGATCGTGCACCTGTGCAGAATACAGTTATGCATTTATCAggttgtttcattttaatttacctCTGGGCGCCTATCTGGAAGAGGAATATCTACctgcaaaaaacacaatttatatTAGAAACAATTTTGTTTCCTGgaagaaaaatagaaaacatacttttgtttttttttttctctccatctgcAGTTTATAATATTTATCTACAATCTACATCACAGAGCAACATACCTGAGGCTTTACCAGTTTTCCTGGTGGAGTTTTTCCCTTAATCAGATCTTCAGCAACATCAAAACATTCCTGCCATCTTTCAGTGTCAAGTTTCTCCTGCATTTTTTCAGTCAGCTTCTGTTTTGCTGCGTTTTTTATCATCTCTGTCAGGACATTGCCTTCTTCCTCCAAAATCATTTGGTCATATAGATATTTTCTATCGCAGCATTCACAGCATTTCTTCCATCCACATGACAGCACGAAGGTAACCACCACAAAGCCAGCCAAGAGTATACCCAGGCCAATAAGCTGAAAGAGAAGCAGCAAAGATCACAGAGACCAGACACATGTACGGTCatcaaaatgaacattttcaaaGGACATTATGcagttttgtaaaaaaaaaaaacctgcactgCTCCATAAGAATTAAGAGGAttagtagcagccaggtgctgctaatcaaaagcACTCAGATAAATGGTCATCAGCATGTGTgtgcacctctataaaagcaggagTTCTGGCTGTTTGCTGGACTGCAGCCTTCAGGTGCAACAacacagtcttcccaggagtggacgccTCAGCACATTTACCCCAAGATCAAACCATGCAGTGCTCAGAGGAACTACAAAACACCCAAGAgttccatctcagactctacagttAACACtgcaaatgttaaagttcatgacagcacaattagaaaaacttGCACACCCAGTGTGAATCGGCTTATTACCCCCTGTCCCTATAAAGCAGGTGCAgggcaggaggagagagaaaaatacaGCCACAGGATCTGAGCACCATGAACTTCTctgtttaccaaagtattttagaACCTAATGTGAGCCCATCAGTCTCACTGCTAAAACTTGCACAGctgcaaatctgcaacagaatggctgcaaaatgaaagaataatggTGCTGCAATGGTCCAATCAGAGTCCAGCTGATTGAAATTAAGAGagaaaacctcaatgaactgaagcaatgctgtaaaaaaaaaagtgggccaGAATTCGTCCATGATGTCAGAGACTGATCAAACCAGAGAGGTTATTCAGTTTACTGCAAAGAGTCgtctgaaaatgttttcacaacTAAAACATCAAAGTTTAACTTCTTTATCCCAAACAGAGCCCGAATATCAGAGCAGTGCAAAAGGCTTTCAACCATCCACCGTCTCTGTGTGCTGGTCTCCACAAGGTGAGATGTAATCATCAGTGATttaccaaaaatattcactctcACGATATtaaacttcttcttcttcacttagaaatacatttattattattatttcactgAAACTCAGAAGGATCATTATGATAAGTGAAACAAAATTATTCCAACCTCACTATTCTCAGCACAGCATACGCTCAGATATTCAGACTAAGCTGACATAAAAGAACAAGAACACAATACAGTGAGAGAGCAACACAGGCTGGTAATGTGTCAAGAATAAGATTTACTCACCATGGACTTGTTTTTCAGCTTAGCAATGAGGACTCGTTCCTTCTCTGTgatatttagtttttctttgcaGCCCAAATCTGGATGTTCTTTATATGTATTGTAACAGCACACATACCAGTCTCCATCAATCAACAGGAACAATACCCAAAGCAGACCAACGCAAGCTGCCTTCAGAATGTGATGcactaaaacacagaaaaatttgCACCTGCAGTCGCAGTTACACGTGTATTTCCAGATTCTCTTAAACGTCTTGTCCGTCCAGAGCTGTAAAGCAAATAAGATAAAAAACGGTAGAGCCATGTATAAACCACAGGAGAGTTTATCATATTCACAAGTGCACTCCAGATTCTTGTCGAGCACATAATTGTGAACAAAAATCACAATCATAGCGACATGAGTGCTGTACTGTTTGATGGCAAATTTTGGCAAGTTCTCCATCTTGGTGCTGAAGTCGGCTTCTGCTGAGCGCTGCAGCTTCGAAACGAAACCTTCTGAGAGGAAATCGTGCTCTTCCTGTGCAGAAGAAAAGCTGCAGCCTCCTTCTTCCTCCTGCTTTGGTCTTGAAAGGTTcttgaaacattttttcttgtttctctgatTGTTTCCTGTGTCAAAAAGAAACTGAGACCGATTGTTGTTCTGCAgcataaatttttaaaaacaagcttTTGAATTATAAACtatattagaaaaagtgtgaccCTAAATTCTGCAGCATGACAGAGTGAACGCGATGAAGCACCAagtaaagctttttaaaaacagctctcCCTGTCTGACCGCTTTCAGCTCACCTTTGACCCAGCCCATCAAATCTCAGAAATTGCTGCTGTGGTGACTCTGCAGCAGGAGAGATTTGGGTTAGCTACACATTGTTAACCAAGCAAGAAGTGCTGCTAAACAAGCCATGGAGACACAatcagggtggctgtagctcaggaggtggagcaggtcatctactgatcAGAAGTTTGGCGGTTCAGTCCAGTCTGCTTCAGTCCAGAGTATCTTTGGGGAAGATACTGAACCTGAGCTGCTCTCATCTGAGTGTGAATGCTAGATAGAAAGCATTTAGATATAAGGggaaaagtgcttgtatgaatggctGAATGAGCCATGGACTGAATTGTTTTAAAGATTTTGTAAAAAGGATGCAGATCAGTGCACAGCACAGGGAATTTTTAAATCAattcacatttatttgtttgagtgaattttaaaactgcagatgtgttttttatctttgtttGCTAACTTTGATGATGATTAGACTGATCTGTGTTGCTGCAAACACGACAGTCTCCATCGATGAGCACAGAAACAAGCAGACCAACACAACCTGCCCCGAGAATGTGAGTGCGAAGCTCTCCACATGACTACAGCGTTCAGTCTAAACACAATCATCAGTTACTTGTTTGCCAGTGCACGCCGGCCACATCTCTCCCAAGCAAAGCATTGTAAGTGAAGCTGCAAACAATGATGACACAGGAAGTTCTTCATCTTTGGCTGACATCTGTGGAGAACTGCAGTGTGAAATCTAAAGATGTATCACCAAGACCACatctatttcctgtttttaaaaaaaacacctgcacaTTGTTGAAGGGACTTTTGAAAAGGGAGGAAACTTTTATTTAGCCCTTAAAAATCAGCTCTCTgtgtaataattttaataatcagAATAATACTTTTTTCAGATGCAATGATTCTAAAACTCAGAATTAATCCAAATTATTGCACAGGTAACAATAATTACTATTATTTGAATTGTAGATAAAGTGTGTTAGCACTATGGTGCAGCAGTTAGCACTGGTTCACGTGTTTCCTATAGGTATGAATATGAACATC from Archocentrus centrarchus isolate MPI-CPG fArcCen1 chromosome 7, fArcCen1, whole genome shotgun sequence encodes:
- the LOC115783661 gene encoding uncharacterized protein LOC115783661 yields the protein MENLPKFAIKQYSTHVAMIVIFVHNYVLDKNLECTCEYDKLSCGLYMALPFFILFALQLWTDKTFKRIWKYTCNCDCRCKFFCVLVHHILKAACVGLLWVLFLLIDGDWYVCCYNTYKEHPDLGCKEKLNITEKERVLIAKLKNKSMLIGLGILLAGFVVVTFVLSCGWKKCCECCDRKYLYDQMILEEEGNVLTEMIKNAAKQKLTEKMQEKLDTERWQECFDVAEDLIKGKTPPGKLVKPQVDIPLPDRRPEEENLMKGAGTSTTS